A genomic segment from Legionella quinlivanii encodes:
- the prpB gene encoding methylisocitrate lyase, whose amino-acid sequence MAESAGKRFRLLVKTQAPLQVMGTINAYCAMLAERAGCQAIYLSGAGVANASHGLPDLGMTSLQEVAEDARRITSVSELPLLVDVDTGWGHAFNIARTIRTMESAKVAAIHIEDQVIAKRCGHRPNKAIVSMSEMGDRIKAAVDARTDEQFVIMARTDAYSVEGMTAAIERAQLCVELGADMIFPEAMASLDEYKQFTDSLPVPVLANITEFGKTPLFTRDELKKAGISLILYPLSAFRAMSKAALQMYETILNQGTQSSLLDSMQTREELYDVLGYHRYEQILDQLREKEDGQ is encoded by the coding sequence ATGGCTGAATCTGCAGGGAAACGATTTAGGTTATTAGTAAAAACCCAGGCACCACTTCAGGTGATGGGAACAATTAATGCATATTGCGCTATGCTGGCAGAGCGTGCAGGTTGCCAGGCAATTTATTTATCTGGAGCAGGTGTTGCCAACGCATCTCATGGTTTACCCGATTTGGGTATGACCAGTTTGCAGGAAGTTGCTGAAGATGCGCGACGGATCACCTCTGTTAGCGAGCTTCCGCTTTTAGTGGATGTCGATACGGGTTGGGGGCATGCATTCAATATTGCCAGGACAATCAGGACAATGGAAAGCGCGAAGGTTGCCGCCATTCACATAGAAGATCAGGTTATTGCCAAGCGTTGCGGTCATCGCCCCAATAAAGCAATAGTCAGCATGAGCGAAATGGGCGATCGAATTAAAGCCGCGGTGGATGCACGTACTGATGAACAGTTTGTCATTATGGCAAGAACGGACGCTTACTCGGTAGAGGGCATGACTGCTGCTATTGAGCGTGCCCAGCTCTGCGTTGAACTGGGTGCTGATATGATTTTCCCAGAGGCAATGGCTTCGCTTGATGAATACAAGCAATTCACAGATAGTTTGCCTGTACCTGTGCTGGCAAATATCACAGAGTTTGGCAAGACCCCTCTATTCACGCGCGACGAACTGAAGAAGGCAGGCATCAGCCTTATCCTTTACCCGCTGAGTGCTTTCCGAGCCATGTCAAAGGCTGCTTTACAAATGTATGAAACAATTCTAAATCAGGGAACCCAGTCTTCATTGCTTGACTCAATGCAAACGAGAGAAGAATTATATGATGTTTTGGGGTATCACCGCTATGAACAAATTTTGGATCAACTGAGGGAGAAAGAGGATGGTCAATAA
- a CDS encoding PhzF family phenazine biosynthesis protein produces the protein MLSIEIFQIDAFTDKIFHGNPAAVCLLSDWLNDELMQAIAVENNLSETAFVIETSNGFHIRWFTPKGEISLCGHATLAAGFVLFELGKCSGDVVHFSSIGGQLSVKKKSDRYMLDFPRLGYTQIHAPEQYETLIDQKVVEFYESELDYLFLLSDETAVALAQIDYRSLSLLPKRGLIITSAAADHDFYSRCFYPKHNITEDPVTGSAHCVLAPFWAERLQKNALKAVQGSLRKGELWCEVSSDRVYITGSCKWYLKGHLVI, from the coding sequence GTGTTAAGTATTGAAATTTTTCAAATAGATGCGTTCACTGACAAGATTTTTCATGGTAATCCAGCGGCAGTCTGTCTCTTAAGCGATTGGTTGAATGATGAGTTGATGCAGGCAATCGCGGTAGAGAACAATTTGTCCGAGACTGCATTTGTCATTGAAACGAGCAACGGCTTTCATATCCGCTGGTTTACTCCTAAAGGCGAAATCAGTCTTTGCGGTCATGCTACTCTGGCTGCTGGATTCGTTCTGTTTGAACTGGGCAAGTGCAGCGGCGACGTGGTCCATTTTTCCAGCATTGGGGGACAGTTAAGCGTCAAAAAGAAATCAGACCGTTACATGCTTGATTTTCCCAGACTTGGATATACGCAAATCCACGCACCGGAACAATATGAAACGCTGATCGATCAAAAAGTAGTGGAGTTTTACGAAAGTGAGCTGGATTATCTATTCCTGCTCTCTGATGAAACTGCGGTGGCTTTGGCACAAATAGATTATCGAAGTTTAAGCTTGTTGCCCAAACGCGGTTTAATTATTACCTCTGCTGCAGCAGATCATGATTTTTACTCGCGCTGTTTTTATCCAAAGCATAATATCACCGAAGATCCCGTCACTGGATCAGCGCATTGCGTACTGGCGCCATTTTGGGCTGAACGCTTGCAAAAAAACGCTTTAAAAGCAGTTCAGGGCTCTTTAAGAAAAGGCGAGCTTTGGTGTGAGGTGTCCTCTGATAGAGTATATATCACTGGCAGCTGCAAGTGGTATCTTAAAGGCCATCTGGTGATTTAA
- the mnmC gene encoding bifunctional tRNA (5-methylaminomethyl-2-thiouridine)(34)-methyltransferase MnmD/FAD-dependent 5-carboxymethylaminomethyl-2-thiouridine(34) oxidoreductase MnmC encodes MSNPFIPIETAKIDWQENTPYSLVYKDFYFPRANALSEVRDVFIEANDLIHRWLKLQSASHKQFCIGETGFGTALNFLTTWHSWLQYAPEEAVLYYYSCEKHPLSIIDLKKCLAQWPEFESLSAELISQYPLLTPGFHYLSFSEGRVKLILMLGEADSCFRQLLVSGDLKLDTQLKCARFDAWYFDGFDPEKNESMWSVDLFKVIALLSRPACTFATWSTESRVKDNLLNCGFIINKQKKQDAKSDMLSGELLAARYSGGRRSTPWQFSTKKEVAIRKAIIIGAGLAGAMTANALVRRGWKVTVLERAAHPAQGASGNSQAILYPQLSAFKSPLTDFMLMAYLYALRFYKQLPAIEKFADLKGIIQLAYSDKERKLQSSLKKWLERYPEMAVPIDAKEASQKAGIVLEQGGLFIPETGWIDLPELCRFLLEHSEINVQTETCVSQIYYENGCWLVNGQRAEVLVIANGAEASQFEQTSWLPLKRIKGQMTWIDESLESRTLTRPLCGDGHVLPARDGLHALGATFELSFTHDQADEQGSELNLDRLSTLAANVNWQKEVRAQWAGVRAAAPDYLPVAGPVPDAHAFLQRFAGLADDSKRWIAASGAYLHGLYLCSGFGSRGLTSVPVCAEWLAGLINNEPGFLNRETIRSLSAGRFLIKRIVFGKK; translated from the coding sequence GTGAGTAATCCTTTTATTCCTATAGAAACTGCCAAAATTGACTGGCAGGAAAATACTCCTTATTCACTTGTGTACAAAGATTTCTATTTTCCCAGAGCAAATGCTTTGTCAGAGGTGAGAGATGTTTTCATAGAAGCTAATGATTTAATCCATCGCTGGTTAAAATTACAGTCAGCTTCACACAAGCAGTTTTGTATTGGAGAAACCGGATTCGGAACTGCCTTAAACTTTCTGACAACCTGGCATTCCTGGCTTCAATATGCGCCTGAAGAGGCCGTATTGTATTATTACAGTTGTGAAAAGCATCCATTATCTATTATTGATTTAAAAAAATGCCTTGCTCAATGGCCTGAGTTTGAATCCTTATCGGCGGAGCTGATAAGCCAGTATCCTTTATTGACGCCAGGATTTCATTATCTTTCTTTTTCTGAAGGAAGAGTCAAATTAATTCTTATGCTGGGCGAAGCGGACTCCTGTTTTAGGCAATTGCTAGTGTCAGGTGATTTAAAGCTGGATACCCAGCTAAAATGCGCACGATTTGATGCCTGGTATTTTGATGGATTTGATCCTGAAAAAAATGAATCCATGTGGAGTGTAGATCTTTTTAAAGTAATTGCTTTGCTGTCCAGGCCAGCCTGCACATTTGCGACATGGTCTACAGAAAGCAGGGTCAAAGACAATTTATTAAACTGTGGCTTTATAATCAACAAGCAAAAAAAACAGGATGCGAAGTCTGATATGCTAAGCGGAGAGCTTCTTGCCGCGCGGTATAGTGGCGGCAGGCGAAGTACTCCCTGGCAGTTTTCAACGAAAAAAGAGGTAGCAATCCGCAAAGCAATTATTATAGGCGCGGGCCTTGCAGGAGCAATGACTGCCAATGCGCTGGTCAGACGGGGATGGAAAGTCACAGTGCTTGAAAGGGCAGCCCATCCAGCTCAAGGTGCTTCAGGAAACTCGCAGGCGATTTTATATCCTCAGCTATCTGCTTTTAAGTCTCCGCTGACCGATTTCATGCTGATGGCCTATCTCTATGCGCTGCGGTTTTATAAGCAATTACCCGCAATTGAAAAGTTTGCTGATTTAAAGGGTATCATTCAGCTCGCTTATAGTGATAAGGAGCGTAAATTACAGTCCAGTTTAAAAAAATGGCTCGAACGCTACCCCGAAATGGCTGTTCCAATCGATGCAAAAGAGGCTTCTCAAAAAGCTGGTATCGTTTTGGAACAGGGAGGTTTGTTTATACCTGAAACCGGGTGGATTGATCTGCCTGAATTATGTCGTTTTTTACTGGAGCACTCCGAAATTAATGTCCAGACTGAGACATGCGTTTCTCAAATTTACTACGAGAACGGATGCTGGCTGGTTAATGGACAGAGAGCGGAGGTCCTGGTTATTGCTAACGGAGCTGAGGCAAGCCAGTTTGAGCAAACGAGCTGGCTGCCATTGAAACGAATCAAAGGGCAGATGACCTGGATTGATGAATCATTGGAAAGCCGTACTTTAACGCGGCCGCTGTGCGGCGATGGCCATGTGCTTCCTGCTCGAGATGGCCTTCATGCTTTGGGTGCTACCTTTGAATTAAGTTTTACGCATGATCAAGCGGATGAGCAGGGGAGCGAGCTGAACTTGGACAGGCTTTCAACCTTGGCTGCTAATGTAAACTGGCAAAAAGAAGTTCGGGCACAATGGGCAGGTGTTCGGGCTGCAGCTCCGGATTATCTTCCAGTGGCAGGACCAGTACCTGATGCGCACGCTTTTTTGCAACGCTTTGCAGGATTGGCCGATGATTCCAAACGCTGGATTGCGGCGAGTGGGGCCTATCTGCACGGATTGTACCTGTGCTCAGGATTTGGTTCGCGCGGCCTGACCAGTGTACCTGTCTGTGCTGAATGGCTTGCCGGACTTATAAATAATGAACCTGGATTTTTGAATAGAGAGACTATTCGATCACTATCCGCGGGTCGTTTTTTAATCAAACGTATTGTGTTTGGGAAAAAATAA
- a CDS encoding peptide MFS transporter has product MSTEDRIQSALTHWPRGVFALFCIQIFSTLSFSVLYSTLVLYMTGPLNLSAQNANSIMGVFVAFNFALHLLGGCWGGRYLSNRMLFSIGMLAQVIGCILLSTESLDYLYYGLAAFLTGCGLNVTCINCILTQLFSPEDTRRETAFLYNYAGMNIGFFVGFSLSGYFQLSQGYERLFLLSSLGNLIALVICLYNWPSLADKDTIYARLPRQKQKKFLVMGAIMVFLLFLILQPLLHFAAFANKLVLTTGGVMLLVILYLARSQDTVVARDKIYAFIILMAVSTVFWTLYQIGPMGLTHFIDHNVQRHWLFVTIPPQWFQNINTICIVFGGPLLSVILNKLRARNIGVNIPTQFAIALVFIGVAFAILPIGISHADAKGLTSPFWVVSSFILQSAGELLISPIGYAMVGSLAPSSLQGAMMGMWMLTTGVGATLSSYSSNWMTAGMNSLDPLITNPGYGHVFLILGIAAIAAGCLLFTLTPLLKRWMYKSSLNSQANVSTLAAIG; this is encoded by the coding sequence GTGTCGACAGAAGATAGAATCCAATCAGCCTTAACTCATTGGCCACGAGGTGTTTTTGCTCTGTTTTGTATTCAGATTTTTTCGACTTTAAGCTTTAGCGTTCTCTATTCAACTCTTGTTCTTTATATGACAGGCCCATTAAATCTCTCGGCGCAGAACGCCAACAGTATAATGGGCGTATTTGTCGCATTTAATTTTGCTCTTCATCTGCTGGGCGGTTGCTGGGGTGGCCGTTATCTTTCCAACCGAATGCTTTTTAGCATTGGAATGCTTGCTCAGGTTATTGGTTGTATTTTACTTTCAACTGAAAGTCTGGATTACCTTTATTATGGACTTGCCGCATTTTTAACAGGTTGTGGTTTAAATGTCACTTGTATTAACTGCATACTGACGCAATTGTTTTCTCCTGAGGATACGCGCAGGGAAACGGCCTTCTTGTATAATTATGCCGGCATGAATATAGGTTTTTTTGTTGGATTTAGTTTAAGTGGATATTTCCAGCTTTCTCAGGGATATGAACGATTATTTTTATTAAGCAGTCTGGGAAATTTAATAGCGTTGGTTATTTGTCTCTATAATTGGCCATCGCTTGCTGATAAGGATACAATTTATGCCAGGCTGCCAAGACAAAAGCAAAAAAAGTTTCTTGTAATGGGCGCTATAATGGTTTTCCTGCTATTCCTTATACTGCAGCCGCTGCTTCATTTCGCGGCATTTGCTAACAAGCTCGTTCTGACAACCGGTGGAGTGATGCTCCTGGTGATATTGTACCTTGCAAGATCACAGGACACCGTTGTGGCTCGAGACAAGATTTATGCATTTATTATATTGATGGCCGTAAGCACAGTATTCTGGACCTTGTATCAGATAGGCCCGATGGGACTGACTCATTTTATTGACCATAATGTCCAGCGTCACTGGCTATTTGTGACCATTCCCCCGCAGTGGTTCCAGAACATTAATACAATTTGTATCGTTTTCGGCGGACCGCTATTAAGTGTGATACTTAATAAATTGAGAGCCCGTAATATTGGTGTAAATATCCCCACGCAATTCGCGATTGCCTTGGTATTTATTGGCGTTGCCTTTGCGATATTACCGATAGGTATCAGCCATGCCGACGCTAAGGGACTGACTTCACCGTTTTGGGTTGTTAGCAGCTTTATTTTACAGAGCGCAGGTGAGTTATTAATTTCACCCATAGGCTATGCAATGGTGGGGAGCCTGGCTCCGTCTTCGTTGCAGGGGGCAATGATGGGAATGTGGATGCTGACCACAGGCGTGGGGGCAACGCTTTCAAGTTACAGCTCTAACTGGATGACAGCTGGAATGAATAGCCTGGATCCGCTTATTACAAATCCAGGATACGGCCACGTATTTCTTATTCTGGGTATAGCGGCTATCGCTGCAGGTTGTTTATTATTTACATTGACTCCATTATTGAAACGATGGATGTATAAATCCTCGCTTAATTCACAAGCAAATGTCAGCACATTAGCTGCAATTGGATAA